From the Prunus dulcis chromosome 4, ALMONDv2, whole genome shotgun sequence genome, one window contains:
- the LOC117625563 gene encoding palmitoyl-monogalactosyldiacylglycerol delta-7 desaturase, chloroplastic-like: protein MTPLTRWMKQGVEFMGRQWNLFDIASLGVVLSLHLLALLAPVHFSWSALWLAFALYVVTALGVTLGYHRSLAHRSFKLPRWLEYFFAYCGVLTLQGSPIEWVSTHRYHHQFTDTKKDPHSPLMGFWFSHIGWIFNNSFRFEIYERRLKNVDDLKRQPYYRFLHRTYLLHSALLGVLLYVIGGLPYLVWGMGVRMVIVYHITFSVNSIGHTWGKQVWHTGDLSRNNWLLALPTLGEGWHNNHHAFDYSARQGLEWWQIDITWYLIRFLQVVGLATDVKTPTETQKKRKALYNASSLEKNKSKVSNGKF, encoded by the exons ATGACGCCGTTGACACGCTGGATGAAGCAGGGGGTAGAATTTATGGGGAGGCAATGGAACTTATTTGATATAGCCTCATTGGGTGTGGTTTTATCTTTGCATTTGCTTGCTCTTTTAGCTCCAGTTCATTTCAGCTGGAGTGCATTATGGTTGGCCTTCGCACTCTATGTTGTGACAGCTCTAGGTGTAACTCTAGGTTACCATAGGAGCCTGGCGCATCGGAGTTTTAAGCTTCCTAGATGGCTCGAATACTTTTTTGCCTATTGCGGGGTTCTTACACTACAG GGAAGTCCAATTGAATGGGTGAGCACACACAGGTACCACCACCAGTTTACTGACACAAAGAAAGACCCTCATAGCCCTCTTATGGGATTCTGGTTTAGCCACATTGGTTGGATATTCAACAACAGCTTTCGGTTTGAAATT TATGAAAGACGACTAAAGAACGTTGACGATTTAAAAAGGCAGCCGTACTATAGGTTTCTTCATCGCACTTACCTTCTTCACTCGGCTCTTCTTGGAGTTCTACTATATGTCATTGGAGGACTGCCCTATCTTGTTTGGGGAATG GGTGTGAGGATGGTAATTGTTTACCATATTACATTTTCAGTAAATTCAATTGGCCACACATGGGGAAAGCAAGTTTGGCACACCGGTGACTTGTCTAGAAACAACTG GTTGCTGGCATTGCCAACTCTTGGAGAGGGCTGGCACAATAATCACCATGCTTTTGACTACTCAGCTCGGCAAGGTCTAGAATGGTGGCAGATTGATATTACATGGTATTTGATAAGATTTCTTCAAGTGGTTGGTCTGGCAACCGACGTGAAAACACCAACTGAGACTCAGAAGAAACGAAAAGCTTTGTACAACGCCAGCAGTTTAGAGAAGAATAAGTCAAAAGTTAGCAATGGAAAGttttaa
- the LOC117624574 gene encoding probable magnesium transporter NIPA6 isoform X1, with protein sequence MGFSKDNLKGFVLALLSSGFIGASFIIKKKGLRRAAAASGVRAGYGGYSYLLEPLWWLGFITMIVGEIANFVAYAFAPAVLVTPLGALSIIVSAVLAHFILKERLHRLGVLGCVMCIAGSIIIVIHAPKEHSITSVLEIWSMATQPAFLLYVGSVVVLVFILVFHFAPQCGHTNVLVFTGICSLMGSLSVMSVKALGTALKLTFEGKNQLIYPETWFFMLVVATCVITQMNYLNKALDTFNTAVVSPIYYVMFTTLAIIASVIMFKDWDDQSGGAILSEICGFIVVLCGTILLHSTKEFERSSSFRGGSYMPVSPSLSARLCSGGNGELEKHEEEDGSPSEEICLRRQELY encoded by the exons ATGGGTTTCTCCAAAGACAATCTTAAAGGCTTTGTTTTGGCTTTGCTTTCAAGTGGGTTCATAGGGGCAAGCTTTATTATCAAGAAGAAAGGCCTCAGAAGAGCTGCAGCTGCTTCTGGGGTCAGAGCTG GTTATGGCGGGTACTCTTATCTCTTGGAGCCTCTGTGGTGGCTGGGCTTTATTACAA TGATTGTTGGAGAGATTGCAAACTTTGTTGCCTATGCATTTGCTCCGGCAGTTCTTGTTACCCCTCTCGGTGCATTAAGTATAATTGTAAG TGCTGTGCTGGCTCATTTTATCTTGAAGGAGAGGTTGCACCGGCTTGGAGTTTTGGGCTGTGTAATGTGCATTGCCGGGTCGATCATTATTGTTATCCATGCACCAAAGGAGCATTCTATAACTTCAGTTCTTGAAATATGGAGTATGGCAACTCAGCCAG CTTTTTTGCTTTATGTGGGCTCAGTGGTTGTTCTGGTTTTCATACTAGTCTTCCATTTTGCACCACAATGTGGACACACGAATGTGCTAGTTTTCACTGGCATTTGTTCATTGATGGGTTCTCTCTCG GTGATGAGTGTTAAAGCCCTAGGAACTGCTCTGAAATTAACTTTTGAGGGGAAGAATCAGTTAATCTATCCAGAGACGTGGTTTTTTATGTTGGTCGTAGCTACATGCGTCATCACTCAAATGAATTATTTGAATAAG GCGCTTGATACATTCAATACTGCAGTCGTGTCCCCTATTTATTATGTCATGTTTACAACGCTGGCAATCATTGCGAGTGTCATAATGTTTAAG GATTGGGATGACCAAAGTGGGGGAGCCATCCTATCAGAAATATGTGGAtttattgttgtattatgtGGGACCATCTTGTTGCATTCaacaaaagaatttgaaagaaGCTCTTCTTTTAGAG GTGGTAGCTATATGCCTGTGTCACCTTCATTATCTGCGCGACTTTGTAGTGGCGGGAATGGAGAATTAGAGAaacatgaagaagaagatgggtcACCTTCGGAGGAAATTTGCTTAAGAAGACAAGAATTGTACTAG
- the LOC117624574 gene encoding probable magnesium transporter NIPA3 isoform X2 — MGFSKDNLKGFVLALLSSGFIGASFIIKKKGLRRAAAASGVRAGYGGYSYLLEPLWWLGFITMIVGEIANFVAYAFAPAVLVTPLGALSIIVSAVLAHFILKERLHRLGVLGCVMCIAGSIIIVIHAPKEHSITSVLEIWSMATQPVFHFAPQCGHTNVLVFTGICSLMGSLSVMSVKALGTALKLTFEGKNQLIYPETWFFMLVVATCVITQMNYLNKALDTFNTAVVSPIYYVMFTTLAIIASVIMFKDWDDQSGGAILSEICGFIVVLCGTILLHSTKEFERSSSFRGGSYMPVSPSLSARLCSGGNGELEKHEEEDGSPSEEICLRRQELY; from the exons ATGGGTTTCTCCAAAGACAATCTTAAAGGCTTTGTTTTGGCTTTGCTTTCAAGTGGGTTCATAGGGGCAAGCTTTATTATCAAGAAGAAAGGCCTCAGAAGAGCTGCAGCTGCTTCTGGGGTCAGAGCTG GTTATGGCGGGTACTCTTATCTCTTGGAGCCTCTGTGGTGGCTGGGCTTTATTACAA TGATTGTTGGAGAGATTGCAAACTTTGTTGCCTATGCATTTGCTCCGGCAGTTCTTGTTACCCCTCTCGGTGCATTAAGTATAATTGTAAG TGCTGTGCTGGCTCATTTTATCTTGAAGGAGAGGTTGCACCGGCTTGGAGTTTTGGGCTGTGTAATGTGCATTGCCGGGTCGATCATTATTGTTATCCATGCACCAAAGGAGCATTCTATAACTTCAGTTCTTGAAATATGGAGTATGGCAACTCAGCCAG TCTTCCATTTTGCACCACAATGTGGACACACGAATGTGCTAGTTTTCACTGGCATTTGTTCATTGATGGGTTCTCTCTCG GTGATGAGTGTTAAAGCCCTAGGAACTGCTCTGAAATTAACTTTTGAGGGGAAGAATCAGTTAATCTATCCAGAGACGTGGTTTTTTATGTTGGTCGTAGCTACATGCGTCATCACTCAAATGAATTATTTGAATAAG GCGCTTGATACATTCAATACTGCAGTCGTGTCCCCTATTTATTATGTCATGTTTACAACGCTGGCAATCATTGCGAGTGTCATAATGTTTAAG GATTGGGATGACCAAAGTGGGGGAGCCATCCTATCAGAAATATGTGGAtttattgttgtattatgtGGGACCATCTTGTTGCATTCaacaaaagaatttgaaagaaGCTCTTCTTTTAGAG GTGGTAGCTATATGCCTGTGTCACCTTCATTATCTGCGCGACTTTGTAGTGGCGGGAATGGAGAATTAGAGAaacatgaagaagaagatgggtcACCTTCGGAGGAAATTTGCTTAAGAAGACAAGAATTGTACTAG
- the LOC117624574 gene encoding probable magnesium transporter NIPA3 isoform X3 produces the protein MGFSKDNLKGFVLALLSSGFIGASFIIKKKGLRRAAAASGVRAGYGGYSYLLEPLWWLGFITMIVGEIANFVAYAFAPAVLVTPLGALSIIVSAVLAHFILKERLHRLGVLGCVMCIAGSIIIVIHAPKEHSITSVLEIWSMATQPAFLLYVGSVVVLVFILVFHFAPQCGHTNVLVFTGICSLMGSLSVMSVKALGTALKLTFEGKNQLIYPETWFFMLVVATCVITQMNYLNKDWDDQSGGAILSEICGFIVVLCGTILLHSTKEFERSSSFRGGSYMPVSPSLSARLCSGGNGELEKHEEEDGSPSEEICLRRQELY, from the exons ATGGGTTTCTCCAAAGACAATCTTAAAGGCTTTGTTTTGGCTTTGCTTTCAAGTGGGTTCATAGGGGCAAGCTTTATTATCAAGAAGAAAGGCCTCAGAAGAGCTGCAGCTGCTTCTGGGGTCAGAGCTG GTTATGGCGGGTACTCTTATCTCTTGGAGCCTCTGTGGTGGCTGGGCTTTATTACAA TGATTGTTGGAGAGATTGCAAACTTTGTTGCCTATGCATTTGCTCCGGCAGTTCTTGTTACCCCTCTCGGTGCATTAAGTATAATTGTAAG TGCTGTGCTGGCTCATTTTATCTTGAAGGAGAGGTTGCACCGGCTTGGAGTTTTGGGCTGTGTAATGTGCATTGCCGGGTCGATCATTATTGTTATCCATGCACCAAAGGAGCATTCTATAACTTCAGTTCTTGAAATATGGAGTATGGCAACTCAGCCAG CTTTTTTGCTTTATGTGGGCTCAGTGGTTGTTCTGGTTTTCATACTAGTCTTCCATTTTGCACCACAATGTGGACACACGAATGTGCTAGTTTTCACTGGCATTTGTTCATTGATGGGTTCTCTCTCG GTGATGAGTGTTAAAGCCCTAGGAACTGCTCTGAAATTAACTTTTGAGGGGAAGAATCAGTTAATCTATCCAGAGACGTGGTTTTTTATGTTGGTCGTAGCTACATGCGTCATCACTCAAATGAATTATTTGAATAAG GATTGGGATGACCAAAGTGGGGGAGCCATCCTATCAGAAATATGTGGAtttattgttgtattatgtGGGACCATCTTGTTGCATTCaacaaaagaatttgaaagaaGCTCTTCTTTTAGAG GTGGTAGCTATATGCCTGTGTCACCTTCATTATCTGCGCGACTTTGTAGTGGCGGGAATGGAGAATTAGAGAaacatgaagaagaagatgggtcACCTTCGGAGGAAATTTGCTTAAGAAGACAAGAATTGTACTAG
- the LOC117624384 gene encoding biotin carboxylase 1, chloroplastic-like: MDATMPICKIVTPTPGLFFGRTREIQSSQCSFMVGNKVNFLRQRARGAQVTFKSRKHGGALHAACRAEKILVANRGEIAVRVIRTAHEMGIPCVAVYSTIDKDALHVKLADESVCIGEAASSQSYLVVPNVLSAAISRKCTMLHPGYGFLAENASFVEMCREHGINFIGPKPDSIRVMGDKATARDTMKTAGVPTVPGSDGLLQSTEEGIRLADEIGFPVMIKATAGGGGRGMRLAKEPEEFVKLLQQAKSEAAAAFGNDGVYLEKYIQNPRHIEFQVLADKYGNVVHFGERDCSIQRRNQKLLEEAPSPALTPELRKAMGDAAVAAAASIGYIGVGTVEFLLDERGSFYFMEMNTRIQVEHPVTEMISSVDLIEEQIRVAMGEKLRYTQDEIVLRGHSIECRINAEDAFKGFRPGPGRITAYLPSGGPFVRMDSHLYPDYVVPPNYDSLLGKLIVWAPTREKAIERMKRALDDTIITGVPTTIEYHKLILDIEDFKNGKVDTAFIPKHEEELAAPQHLVPAAPAIELAGVSA; this comes from the exons ATGGATGCCACAATGCCCATTTGCAAGATTGTCACTCCAACTCCT GGCTTATTTTTTGGGAGAACTAGAGAGATCCAGAGTTCCCAATGCAGCTTTATGGTGGGAAATAAAGTCAACTTTTTAAGGCAGAGAGCTCGGGGTGCTCAAGTTACTTTCAAATCCAGGAAGCATGGGGGAGCTCTCCATGCTGCATGTCGTGCTGAAAAAATTCTGGTGGCAAATAGGGGAGAAATTGCTGTTCGCGTTATTCGAACTGCCCATGAAATGGGAATACCTTGTGTGGCTGTTTACTCAACAATAGACAAGGACGCACTTCATGTGAAATTGGCTGATGAATCAGTTTGTATTGGTGAAGCAGCAAGCAGTCAGTC GTACTTAGTTGTTCCAAATGTTTTATCTGCTGCTATCAGTCGAAAATGTACAATGCTGCATCCAGGATACGGTTTCCTTGCTGAGAATGCATCATTTGTTGAAATGTGCAGAGAACACGGAATCAACTTTATTGGGCCTAAG CCCGACAGCATCCGTGTTATGGGTGATAAAGCGACTGCCAGAGACACAATGAAGACAGCAGGTGTTCCAACTGTACCAGGAAGTGATGGATTATTACAG AGCACAGAGGAAGGAATCAGGCTTGCAGATGAGATTGGTTTTCCTGTTATGATCAAG gCAACGGCAGGAGGTGGAGGACGTGGCATGCGTCTTGCTAAAGAACCTGAAGAGTTTGTGAAGTTGTTACAG CAAGCAAAGAGTGAGGCTGCAGCTGCTTTTGGAAATGATGGAGTTTACTTGGAAAAGTACATCCAAAATCCTAGACACATTGAATTTCAG GTTCTTGCAGATAAATATGGTAATGTTGTTCACTTTGGAGAGCGGGATTGCAGTATCCAG AGAAGGAACCAAAAGCTGCTGGAAGAAGCACCCTCCCCTGCATTGACCCCAGAGTTGCGTAAAGCTATGGGTGATGCAGCAGTTGCCGCAGCAGCATCGATTGGTTACATTGGTGTTGGAACCGTTGAATTCCTTTTGGATGAAAGAGGTTCCTTTTACTTCATGGAAATGAACACCCGTATTCAG GTTGAGCATCCTGTGACAGAGATGATTTCCTCTGTTGACTTGATTGAAGAACAAATTCGTGTAGCTATGGGAGAAAAACTTCGATACACACAG GATGAGATAGTGCTCAGAGGACATTCAATTGAATGTCGTATCAATGCAGAAGATGCTTTTAAAGGATTCCGACCTGGGCCAG GAAGAATAACTGCCTACTTACCATCTGGAGGTCCCTTTGTTAGAATGGATAGCCATCTTTATCCTGATTATGTGGTTCCTCCAAACTATGACTCTCTTCTTGGAAAG CTTATTGTTTGGGCACCAACAAGAGAAAAGGCAATTGAACGAATGAAGAGGGCTCTGGATGACACTATTATAACAG GAGTTCCCACAACCATTGAATATCATAAACTTATCCTTGATATAGAGGATTTCAAAAATGGCAAGGTTGATACTGCTTTTATTCCAAAGCACGAAGAGGAGCTCGCAGCG CCCCAACATTTGGTGCCTGCAGCCCCTGCCATAGAACTAGCTGGTGTATCTGCTTAG